DNA from Demetria terragena DSM 11295:
CTGACACACTTCACCAACCTGCAGACCTTCTTTCCGACTCGCTTAGAGTTCCACGACTACCTGGAATGGGCGGCGCAGCGCGTCTCAACCCCAGTCCAGTACCAATCCGAGGTCACCGACATCAGTGCCAACGGTGACGTCTTCGAGATCACCCGTCGCGGGCTACCGACCGTTCGTTCACACAACGTCGTGCTGGCCGGCGGCATCGTCGGGAAGCTCCCACCCGGTGTCACCACGGGTCGCCGGGTCTTCCACAACCACGGCCTCCTTCATCACCTCGCGGACCTCCCAGCGCGCACCCAGCGACGCTTCGTGGTCGTAGGCTCGGGTCAAAGCGGCGCGGAGGTGACGGCCCATCTTCACCAGACCTATCCGGACAGCGACGTGCACGCCGTCTTCGGCAAGTACGGCTACACCCCCTCGGACGACAGCCCCTACGCCAACCGGATCTTCGATCCCGAAGCCGTGACCGACTTCAATTCCTCGAACGAGGGCCTGCGCGAGCAGTTGCTGGCCTACCACCGGGGCACCAACTATTCCGCGGTCGACCTGGAGTTGATTGAGGATCTGTATCGGCGGGAGTATGCCGAACGGGTCGCGGGCCATCGCCGCCTCTTTGTCCAGGGCGCCTCCGCCGTGACGTCAGTCGAGGAGTCGCCCGACGGGGTCGCAGTCCAGATCGCCAGGCGCACCGACGGGACCGAGACCACACTGTTGTGCGATGCGGTCATCTACGCCACGGGTTTCCGGTCAAAAACGATCGCCGAGGTCGGAATGTCCTTGGCGCCACATTGCCTCACCGATACTCACGGGCGACCGGCCATCAACGCCGATTATCGCCTGGAAACCAGTGATGTCATTCGCGGAGAAATCTTCATCCAAGGCAATACCGAGCACACCCACGGACTGACCTCGACCCTGTTGTCGAATCTCGCGGTCCGATCAGGCGAACTGGTGTCGTCACTGGCCGCCAGCACGGCTCGGTGCACCCACGACCTCACCATGGAAGCCCGTTGGGCCGACGTCCGCACGCACGAGCTGCGCGAGGCGTTCGCCGAAAAGCACTAACCACAAGACAAGCATCCCGCCAGACCGTCACGGAAAGTCGGACACCCACGCCATGCAACGGACACTCGTCAACGGAAAAATCCATCGCGCCACCGTTACCCAGGCCGACCTGCACTACGTCGGGTCAATCACGATCGACCAAACTCTCATGAAGGAGGCCGATCTCGTCGAAGGCGAACTGGTCCACGTCGTCGACATCACCAACGGGTCCCGCCTGGAGACCTATGTCATCACCGGCCCGGCCGGCTCGGGCGTGATCTGCATCAACGGCGCGGCGGCTCACTTGGTCAACCCGAATGATCTAGTGATCATCATGTCCTACGTCAGCCTCGATGAGGCCGAGGTTCTGGTCCACCAGCCCAAGGTGGTCCATGTCGACGAGAACAACTCGATCGTCGCGCTCGGGCACGACCCCGCCGAGCCGGTCCCGGGTGCGGTCGACCAACTCTCCAGCCGCTGAGACCACCTGCGTTCTACATCTCCTCGGGCGAACTGATTCCCAGCAGACCCAGGCCGTCGACCAGCACGCGCAGGGTGAGCGAACACAGTGCCAGACGACTGCGCTGGGTCATTGCGTTCTCGGCCTTGAGCACCGGACATTGCTCATAAAAGCTCGTGAAGGTCTGTGCCAGATCAAAGAGGTACGCGGCCAGTCGGTGCGGCTCCAGCGCTTCGCCGACCTCCGCCACGACCGGACCGTAGCCAAGCACTTTGAGGGCGAGCGCCCGCTCGGCTGGCTCGGACAACAGCACCGGGCCCGTCGCCTCCGCGATGTCGGCGCGACGGAGGATCGAGCGGATCCGGGCGGCGGCGTACTGCAGGTAGGGGCCAGTGTTTCCAGTGAGGGCCACCATCCGATCCAAGTCGAAGGTGTAGTCACTGTCGTGCGATACCGATAGGTCGGCGTACTTGATCGCGCCGATGCCGACTTGGTGAGCCACCTTCTCGCGCTCTTCTTCGGAGAAGTCCGGGCGCGACTCGGTCAACACCTCGCGCGCCCGCCCAATCGCCGAGTCGACCTCGAACTGCAGGGTGACCAGGTCACCAGCGCGCGTTTTGAGTACTTTGCCGTTCTCACCGAGAACCGAACCGATCTGCACGTGGATCGGTTCGGTTTCACCGAGCCAACCCGCCAGTCGCGCTGTCTCCCAGCACATCTGGAAGTGCAATGCCTGGGTGACGCCGACGACGTATAGCGCGCGATCGGCGCCCATCTGGGCGTGTTTCCACACTGTCGCGATGTCCGAAGTGGCGTAGCCATACCCGCCGTCGGACTTGCGGATGATGAGCGGCTGCGGCTTGCCCTCGCGCCCGGTGTATCCGTCGAGGAATACGCACAGCGCACCCTCGCTGATGGTGGCGATGCCCTTCTTCTCGAGTTCTTCGCAGACCACCGGGAGCATGTCGTTGTAGGTCGACTCCCCTGCGAGATCCTCGTCGGTGAGCGTGACGTCGAGCTCGGTGTAGACACGGTTGAAGTACGTCTTGGACAGGTCGATCAGCTTCTGCCACAACCGCATTGACTCGGCGTCGCCGCTTTGGAGAAGGGTGACGCGCTTGCGCGCGCGCTGGTCGAAGGCCCCGCCTTCTCCGCTGGTCGAGTAGCCGAGCCCCCCAGGGCTCGGCGTATCGAGACCCGGAGTGGTCTCGACAAGCTCGACCGGCGTCTCGCCTTCTCCGCTGGTCGAGTAGCCGAGCCCCCCAGGGCTCGGCGTATCGAGACCCGGCGTGGCCTCGACAAGCTCGACCGGCTCGACCGGCGATGCGTCGAACTTTGCCCGCGCCGCACGGTAGAAGGCGTTGGGATCGGACTCCAGGTGCGCGGCCTCCGCACTGTCTTCGCCGACCTCCAAAAGATGCTCAATGAGCATGCCAAACGGCGTACCCCAGTCACCGATGTGGTTCTGCCGTACGACGGTGTGGCCGAGCCGCTCCATCGTGCGCGCCAGCGAGTCGCCGACAACCGTCGTCCGCAAGTGACCGACGTGCATCTCCTTGGCAACATTGGGAGACGAGTAGTCGATCGGGATGGTCTGCGGTGCGGGTACCGGAATCCCGAGTCGCTCGTCGTCAATGAGTGCCTGGGCATTCGCCGCGATCCACGGGTCAGCGAGGGTCACGTTGATGAAGCCCGGTCCGGCGATCTCCAGGCTCACCGCGAGATCGTCGATCCCCTTCTCGCGCAGCGCGTCCACGATCAGTTGCGCCACCTCGCGCGGAGACTTGCCGACCTTCTTCGCAAGAGCCATGGCGGCATTGATCTGAAGGTCGGCCGGCGCCGCCAGCTCGGGCGCCTTGCCCTTCTTCGCCTTCAGCGCGAACGGGCGGATCACCGGGTCTGCTTCTCGCCATTCATCTCCCAGGGCAACGCCGATGGCGGCCTGGACACGGGGTGCGAGCACGGATGCGGGATCAGCCATGCCCCAAGGGTAGAAGGCGATGCTCGTGTGCCTGAAACGACGGTCGAGACCAGCGTCGGTCGAGCTTGTCAAGACCACGCTGGTCGAACTTGTCGAGACCACCTCGCCACCGCGCTCCACCAGGAGAGGTGGCGGCGACGCACCATCCGCCCTCCTCGGATAGCGCCTCGTCGCCTGGGCCGGCCGCATCCTCCCCTGGACCGTGGCCGCCGACGCCCGCCCACAAGCCCAGAACCCACGAGGACGCGCACGAGCGCGGAGCCCAGGGGGATGCGGCGCGGCGTGGATGGGTCTGGCAGGAGGGCCGGAGCGAAGCGGAGGCCCGACCGGTTGTCGCGCCGCATCCCCCTGGGCGGAGCGCGGAGGCGAGGTGGTCTCGATACGCACTCACTTCGTTCGCGCTACTCGACCAGCGAGACCCCGCGCCACTCGACCAGCGAGACCCCGCGCCACCCGACCAGCGAGGTGGTGAACTCGACCAGCGACATACCGCGTGACATCTGTCAGGCACGACCGGTGACGGAACGCGTGGGAGCGCTGAACCTGCCGGCAGCAGGCTGGCGAGCATGAACCAGACAGCCGCACCCGCGGTCGAGATACGCGGGCTGACCAAGACCTTTCAAACCCCTGGCCAAGACCCTGTCGGGGCCGTACGCGGTCTCGACCTGACGATTCAGCCGGGCGAGATCGTGGCACTTCTTGGACCCAACGGCGCGGGCAAGACCACGACGTTGGACACGGTTCTCGGCCTCACCGAACCCACCTCTGGGACGGTCGAAGTTCTCGGCATGCCGCCCCGCGCTGCGATCGCGGCGGGCCGAGTGAGCGCGGTCCTGCAGTCTGGAGGTCTGCTGCGCGACCTGACCGTTCGCGAAACGGTAGAGGTGATCGCCTCGACGTACACCCACCCACGGCCGGTCGACGAGGTCCTCCATCAGGCCGCCATCCAAGACATCAGCCGACGCAAGATCAGCAAGTGCTCCGGAGGGGAACAGCAACGCGTGCGCTTCGCCCTTGCACTCCTGCCGGACCCCGACGTCCTGATCCTGGACGAGCCGACCGCCGGTATGGATGTCCAGTCGCGTCACGACTTCTGGGACAGAATGCACGCCGACGCTGCCGCAGGGC
Protein-coding regions in this window:
- a CDS encoding lysine N(6)-hydroxylase/L-ornithine N(5)-oxygenase family protein; the encoded protein is MTNEDVLDVVGVGFGPSNLALAIALEEHNRAVSPEQQLTSLFLEQQAQFGWHRGMLIPGATMQVSFLKDLVTQRNSCSEYSFLNYLSERGRLTHFTNLQTFFPTRLEFHDYLEWAAQRVSTPVQYQSEVTDISANGDVFEITRRGLPTVRSHNVVLAGGIVGKLPPGVTTGRRVFHNHGLLHHLADLPARTQRRFVVVGSGQSGAEVTAHLHQTYPDSDVHAVFGKYGYTPSDDSPYANRIFDPEAVTDFNSSNEGLREQLLAYHRGTNYSAVDLELIEDLYRREYAERVAGHRRLFVQGASAVTSVEESPDGVAVQIARRTDGTETTLLCDAVIYATGFRSKTIAEVGMSLAPHCLTDTHGRPAINADYRLETSDVIRGEIFIQGNTEHTHGLTSTLLSNLAVRSGELVSSLAASTARCTHDLTMEARWADVRTHELREAFAEKH
- the panD gene encoding aspartate 1-decarboxylase yields the protein MQRTLVNGKIHRATVTQADLHYVGSITIDQTLMKEADLVEGELVHVVDITNGSRLETYVITGPAGSGVICINGAAAHLVNPNDLVIIMSYVSLDEAEVLVHQPKVVHVDENNSIVALGHDPAEPVPGAVDQLSSR
- the argS gene encoding arginine--tRNA ligase, yielding MADPASVLAPRVQAAIGVALGDEWREADPVIRPFALKAKKGKAPELAAPADLQINAAMALAKKVGKSPREVAQLIVDALREKGIDDLAVSLEIAGPGFINVTLADPWIAANAQALIDDERLGIPVPAPQTIPIDYSSPNVAKEMHVGHLRTTVVGDSLARTMERLGHTVVRQNHIGDWGTPFGMLIEHLLEVGEDSAEAAHLESDPNAFYRAARAKFDASPVEPVELVEATPGLDTPSPGGLGYSTSGEGETPVELVETTPGLDTPSPGGLGYSTSGEGGAFDQRARKRVTLLQSGDAESMRLWQKLIDLSKTYFNRVYTELDVTLTDEDLAGESTYNDMLPVVCEELEKKGIATISEGALCVFLDGYTGREGKPQPLIIRKSDGGYGYATSDIATVWKHAQMGADRALYVVGVTQALHFQMCWETARLAGWLGETEPIHVQIGSVLGENGKVLKTRAGDLVTLQFEVDSAIGRAREVLTESRPDFSEEEREKVAHQVGIGAIKYADLSVSHDSDYTFDLDRMVALTGNTGPYLQYAAARIRSILRRADIAEATGPVLLSEPAERALALKVLGYGPVVAEVGEALEPHRLAAYLFDLAQTFTSFYEQCPVLKAENAMTQRSRLALCSLTLRVLVDGLGLLGISSPEEM
- a CDS encoding ABC transporter ATP-binding protein, translated to MNQTAAPAVEIRGLTKTFQTPGQDPVGAVRGLDLTIQPGEIVALLGPNGAGKTTTLDTVLGLTEPTSGTVEVLGMPPRAAIAAGRVSAVLQSGGLLRDLTVRETVEVIASTYTHPRPVDEVLHQAAIQDISRRKISKCSGGEQQRVRFALALLPDPDVLILDEPTAGMDVQSRHDFWDRMHADAAAGRTVIFATHYLEEADAFARRIVMVAAGQVVADGSTEELRAKASGRTVSADLPPGDAEALTERLRHEPAIHRVALRGHRITLTAADSDAVALHLLRDLGALNLEVVSGSLESAFLAITGTDQTHQETSR